The window GGAATGTTAATTTCTTGAAGTACTGTGGTATATTTGATACTCCATAATTAATAGTATAATCGACaattatatcagaaaaacaaaaattaacatgaaCAAATTAACATTATTTAGCCTCTAGggtcttttatcttttatatatatatatatcttttatatatatatcttttattatatattatatattatatattatatatatcttctatatatatcttttatatatatgtataatacatatatgtattatacattatatatatatatatatacacacacatgtattatcTTTCACCATTTCCCAGGGAAGAGGACTGAGCCTACATCTTGAATATAACTGTCTATTGCCTTTATCCTATGCCTTTGGTGTATGGGTGCCAGAAACCTCTCTTTAGTTCACAAGTCTTCAGATGAAGAACAAGTGTAACAAAGGAAAGAACCCAAGGAGCCCTTCAGTGCCTGGATCAAATTTAGCTTTCAAGTTCCTACGTAATAAACAAGACTGTGGCTATATTGGCAAGACACTTTTGTTTGCAGAAGGGAGAAACAGTGTATATTTAATGTGAAAGGAAACATTTGTCACCAAAGGAAAGAAGGTAGATACCTAAAAATTACCCACAAATACTGTGGTATACTACTTACTGAGGTGATGTCTATGTTCCCCACCTTCCCCTTATACTACTATTCTATACTACTCTACCTTGAGCCTGAAAGTTTTGTGCCTACTTTGACCAGAAAAATGCTATGATTTAACTTCTAATGGTAGGTCACAAAAGGCCATAAAATTTCTGCCTGTTTCACAAGAAAACTCATTATTGGGGCCTATAGCCCCTGCTCTATGACAATACCATATGGAGAGGCCACATACAGGCATTCTGATGGATAGTTCCAGCTGAACAAGCCTCTGCTTCGTAATTTTTATTAGATACTAGACAATGTGAATTTCACACTGTCGAGGGCTGGATCTTTCTGGCAGAGTAAAGATCCTTGCAGGGCACCTTGATCCTTTCAAGACTTCTTAAAAACTTCATGTGGGCAAATGTGAATTAGCTTTTTCCTTTGGGCAAGTTTTGCCTTACTTTTTCCTTGGGTCTACTGAAAGTAGAGTTTCACAAGTATTCCCAgaaaattctaatttctttttttttaatgtttctttatttattttgagagagagagagagagagagagagagagagagagagagagtgagtcccaagaaggctccatgctgtcagcacagggcctgacagggggctccatctcacgacccgtaagatcatgacctgagctaacatcaagagtcggatgttcaactgactgagtcaccccctCTGCCccgaaaattctaatttttaattgttcCAAACTTAAAAGTCTCCTAGTCCTGTTGGGATTCTTGGAAACTTGTATATTTCCTCCATCGTTCTTTGGTTGGCCTCATATATTTTAACCTTATGCATGTAGGACTTAATACTAGTAGCAGAATCTAGAGAACACTTATGCAAAGTTCTGGAGCACTTGAATCACCTAACTTTCTCTGCAGTTACTATGCCTAGCAAATACCAGTGGCCTCAGCATCTCCTAACTCCTGTCTCTCCTCAATTCAGCAAGGTTTCCAGGCTTTTCGTAAGTGTTCCCTCCATGTGTAAGTGAACCAACACGAGTTCTCTCCTTGGTGAGCCAGAAACTGCACCAAGTTAAGTTGGAGCTAAAGtaggatgctaaaccaactgagccacccaggcacccttatttatACACAATTTTAAACTAATTCATAATGGCCTTccttttagtaataaaataacatttcacatCTACGCATAAGTATTTGTGCTCTTCACTTTGATATGTACATTATCTGAAGGCAAAACCTATTGCATTTGCAGAGGTAGAGTTGGAAAGCCTACCAAAAATAAGccaaacagaaatataaatagaagtttCAGCTCAGGAATTATACaagcatttttttatatttagttagTATGCCACAAAACGGTCACAGCCATTGTATACTCCTATAGAAAGACTGAtgaattctatatttaaaattagtttcaaaaaggtaaatatgtatttttctgaataaacTCTTGATAATTTCCATAAGGCACCGCTCTTCTCTTTCACTGTTTCCTCCTGGCTGCTTTCAAcaaatttgatcttttttttttcatttcttgatgtCCTAATTTTTGCACCTCTATTTGTCATTCCTCACTGATTTAGTTAACCTCAAATAGTACTCATAATTGAGCTGTCAGAACCAAGAGCTGAGTAATAGCTAGGAAAACCAAATAGAGActtcttattgtggtaaaataggtAGTACTTTTCCTAACTCAGAAACACTGTCCGCAACAAATTCCATATGTAACTGTTTGGCTATTTTAGGCAATGCAAGCACACTGTCCATTGATCAGAGTATTTTGTTCAGTATCTTAAAAGTAATTACACCACCAGTTGGACTGCATCTTTTGTTAGTGCACAGCTTGCAGAGAAACAGTGATAAAAGGCATTTGGCCATTCTAAATTTAACGTGCGCTTCATTCTTTATATCATGTAGTACTTTCCTTCTGAAATGTATATTCCAAACTTCAAACTTTAACTATCAGTAATGATAATGTCTCATGGGAcccagaagaaacaagaaaatgctgTGGATTCCAAGAGAAACTTGAAGACCGACAAGAAATTTGAATTGAGCAAGGccattagcatttaaaaaaatgagctgtTTTTCAAACGTGTATTTTAGCAAATTTATATACAAcaatcataaaaaatgaaaaatgaggttCTTATCTGCTAGAGTAGGTAAAATCAGTTTGGGGTCTTACAGCCAAAATACTTTCCTATGAACTGATAAATAGCTCTCTCCTTCCAACCATCACtccacctttaaaaatataataaatacaattaatgCCACAATTGTTATTGCTAACAAGGGAGTTATTTTTTAGTATGGTTTGTTGTTGCTGTAATAAAATACTTCCACGAGTGAATGATATACAATAATAGGTAAACTATTATGTACAATATTATTATGTACAATAGGTATATTATCATGCACAATACAGTACAATAGTCAAGAGCACATGCTATCTCTGGATCCAGACTGGATTCAATTACTGGTTCTgacatttaccagctgtgtgatcttaggcatcTCACCTAACCTCACTGTActtcagtttcccatctgtaaaaaataataataaaaattttaaaaaaatgattatcacCCCGTATTTACCTCATTGGGTTTTCCCGAaatgatacatttataaatataagcgaagtgcttagaacagcacctggTAAATGCTAAGCACTAGGAGAGTTTGCTtctatcattattactattatgcTGTTTTCATAATCATCCTGATGAAGAACACCCAGAGTGCTGCCCTGCTTTGTCATGACTACTAAGGAAGATGCCATTGGAAAATAATTCAGGAGCCTCTCGACGGCGGCAGTGGCTATCAAGAGGCGACGATCAACGTGCGAGATCAACGCTCGCAACCCCGGGCCTGACGCCGGGCAGGGGCGCGGCGCTCgatttcctttcctgcctccgCCGTCCCCCTGGTGCGCATGCTCAGTCCTGCTCGGCCCTTgcctttgatttatttctttctggGCGGCCGCGGCGACCCGGGACCGGCTCAGGGATGGGAAGTGAAGCCCCCGGAGCTGCGGCAGCGGCGGCGCTGTGAGGAGCAGCCAGGGGGAGGCAGCTGCGGCTCGTCGGTGAGTATCTGGGAGGCGCTACCATGGCGTTTCGTAAGAAGAGCACCAAGAACCCCCCAGTCCTGAGCCACGAATTCATCCTGCAGAATCATGCGGACCTCGTCGCCTGTGTGGGGATGTTCTTCGTGCTGGGGCTTATGTTCGAGGGAACAGCAGAAGCGTCTATCGTTTTTATTACTCTTCAGCACAGCGTTACCTTCCCTGCAGCAGAAGACCGAGCCACAGAATCAAAGTTCCTTTACTATTACGGCATCAAAGACCTGGCCACGGTTTTCTTTTACATGCTAGTGGCAATCATCATTCACGCCACAATTCAGGAGTATGTGTTGGATAAAATTAACAGGCGAATGCAGTTCCCCAAACCGAAACAAAGCAAATTTAATGAATCTGGTCAGTTCAGTGTATTCTACCTTGTCTCTTGTATTTGGGGCACATTCATTCTAATTTCTGAAAACTGTCTGGCAGACCCAACTCTCTTATGGAGGGCTCATCCCCATAATATGATGACATTTCAGATGAAGTTTTTCTACATATCACAGTTGGCTTACTGGTTTCATGCCTTCCCCGAACTCTATTTCCAGAGAACCAAAAAGCAAGATATCCCTCGTCAACTTGTCTACATTGGCCTTCACCTCTTTCACATCGCTGGAGCTTACCTCTTGTACTTGAACCATCTAGGACTCGTTCTCTTGATGATGCATTATTTCGTGGAATTACTTTCCCACATTTGTGACCTGTTTTATTTTAGCGATGAAAAGTATCAGAAAGAGGTTTCTCTATGGGcaattgtgtttattttgggTCGACTTGTTACTTTAATTGTTTCTGTACTGACTGTTGGCTTTCACCTGGCCGGAGGGCAGAATCGGAATCCGGATGGCATTACTGGGAACGTAAATGTGTTGGCAGCTAAAATTGCTGTTCTGTCCTCCAGTTGCACTATCCAGGCATACATAACATggaatttatttaatgttcaacTTCAGAGGTGGATGGAGGAAGATGCTACTCTTCAGGCCCCAAGTGTGAAGAAGAAACGGACCAAAGGGAGGTCTTCtagaaaagggacagaaaatggTGTGGCAGCTTCACACAGAGTAGACTCTCcccataaaaagaaagagaaatcttcaTAATGAATTGCAAGCTAATCGATTATGGTCCCCAAAGAAGTCTGCTCTTTACTACAAGATACCTTTCTGTGctagagatttttctcttcttgaaaatAGTTTGTGCTGTCTTTGGTTTCTGATATTGTACtgtgtaatgtatttttttaaaggtatttgagGAGAGGATGATCATCATGAGTGGAAAAAATTTTGATATAGATTAAGCGACTCATCATCAAATGGTTCAGGGATCACCACCATAATTTGTTTAGTTCCCTTTGAACATTTCCTAATGATGTGTAGCTATAACTACCAAATTCCGCATATCAGCGGCACAATTTCTGGCTCCTGCTAATCTTTTATAACATTAGCAAGGTGGTCTGTTATAGCAATGTCGTATTTGTTAAAGTTCTCTTTTAGGATAAAGTGGAAATATTATGGAGGTGGAATTCAACTTTGTTACATTTTCAGTATCctctcttacaatttttttttatttctatttttgtttttatttttatttttttagaacttACAACTggagaaaaaatttgtaaagccACCAAAATAATGATGCGTTTTATAGGTAGTGGTTGTTAGTGTTACATcgcccttaaaaataaaaaaaaaaaaaaatactaatgggGAATGTGTGAAGATTTATTACCATATATTAAATCAAAATATCTTGAATTAATATAAAAGTATTACTGAAGAGGTAAAAACATTCTTGTCCATTGTAAACACTTGtaaactagaaatgaaaaaaaattaaatatttactgtaaaAGGAAATCAGACTTagcttttttttgctttgtttattaaaaattattcctaATGAGGCTTGTTATAAGTTTGGTATCCACAGCATCttggaaaaatattgtttaacctgtaaatcattttgaaaaccaATGCTTACTTGatttatatctataaaaagaGTGGATAATTCCGTGTGGAAAACACAACACATTAAGTAACTTACAAATTAGGGGGATGTATAGTCTTATGAAAggcttttcaaaaataatgttatAACGATAGTGCTGTTTCCATCTTTAATTGGGAAATGTTCATCTGTATGAGCCTTATTTTGGATATGTGTGTATACTaaagtgtatgtgtatatgtagatatataggtAGTATCTTTACCAAAGCCAATAGAAAGAATGGGCTGTagtgggtatttattttatttattgccttGTCTTAACCTTCATTTTAACCACCATAATGTGAGTGTTTATACTTTTCTTAGGAGACAATGTTTAAAAACTATGCTAGAATagggccatatatatatatattttaatgttttaatgtttgtttatttttgagagagagagagagacagagagagagacagagtgtgagtgggggagggagggcagag is drawn from Panthera leo isolate Ple1 chromosome B1, P.leo_Ple1_pat1.1, whole genome shotgun sequence and contains these coding sequences:
- the TRAM1L1 gene encoding translocating chain-associated membrane protein 1-like 1, giving the protein MAFRKKSTKNPPVLSHEFILQNHADLVACVGMFFVLGLMFEGTAEASIVFITLQHSVTFPAAEDRATESKFLYYYGIKDLATVFFYMLVAIIIHATIQEYVLDKINRRMQFPKPKQSKFNESGQFSVFYLVSCIWGTFILISENCLADPTLLWRAHPHNMMTFQMKFFYISQLAYWFHAFPELYFQRTKKQDIPRQLVYIGLHLFHIAGAYLLYLNHLGLVLLMMHYFVELLSHICDLFYFSDEKYQKEVSLWAIVFILGRLVTLIVSVLTVGFHLAGGQNRNPDGITGNVNVLAAKIAVLSSSCTIQAYITWNLFNVQLQRWMEEDATLQAPSVKKKRTKGRSSRKGTENGVAASHRVDSPHKKKEKSS